One Leptolyngbya sp. SIO1E4 genomic window, GTCTTCGCTCGGGCCGTTTATCAATTTGTGACCGGGGCTGCCCCCACAGCAGAAATTATGGGATTCATTGGCTTGCTCGCGCTGGTGGCTAACCTGATATGCCTGTTGCTGCTCACCCGCCATCGCCAAGACAACTTGAACATGTCGTCCGTCTGGCTCTGCTCCCGCAATGACATTATTGCCAATACGTCAGTTTTGGCCGCTGCGGGGCTCGTCTTGCTGACCCACTCCCCCATACCCGATTTGTTAGTGGGTTTGCTACTCACCGTGGTTTTCGCCCGTTCTGCTGGAACTGTTTTGGCGCAGTCCTGGCGGGCGATCGCATAAACATTGATTCATCCCAAAGAATCCCGATGATATGTTGAAACTCCAACAGATGAACCAAATGCTGGAAAGTGCAGTAGTAGATTGGTTGTCTTCGGACTCCGCTCGAAGTTGGCACCTGTTCATAAAGCCTCTATCGAAAGGTGCTGATCGAGTTCAAAATCAATGCAGATTTAATGCATGATTCTGAACTAGCCCCGAAAGCCTTTCACAAAGGGGCTTGTAAACTTGTTGGAGCTATTTTGTAATCAGCAATCAGCCGGCCGCAAGTTCGAGTCTTGTCGCCAGCTTTTGGGCTCCAACACCAATAATCATGAGTCAGCTCCGGGTTTGCTCAAGCCTCCCCTAGGACGAAGCTTGTGTATCAGCTTGCCTCAAAGTGATCACTTTTTCTCACCGACACTCAAGGAGTGAGCCAGATACCATGAGGTGCTGTTCAAAAAGGCAAGGTTCCCTTGCTTGGTCAGGCCCATGCAGTTTTCTGTTCTCCTGCTAGTCGTCGCTATCAATGGGGCGCTAGCGGCTGTTTGGACTGTTCTGATCGGGTTGATTTGGGGGTATGTTGCTGCGATCGCTCATCGGCTGTCTCGATACTGGCCGGTGGTGTTAGGCACGTTGCTGGGGGCGCTGTTATTAGGATGCTGTGCAGGTGTGGTGACGTTGCTTCAGCAGCCGGAGGTTGTAAAACCCTCTACCTTAGCGAGTTCCACCCCCTCTTTCATAGGCGCCATCGGGGGAATGCTGTGGGGATATTATGACTTGACTGGTTGGCTACGGGCCTTTCTGTCTGGAGATAGACGAGCCGCTAAAGAGCATTTCAAGCGTCTTGCTCGTCAGGCAGTTTCCACTGGACGATCTGCGAATCGACCGTTAATCGTCAGCGCCCCATCCGGCAATCTCTCAGCATCATCTGAACTGTCGTCAGAAGCGGATGTGACCTCCCCTTCAACACCGTTAGAACGAGCCCGTCAGGGTGATGCGACTGCAATTGCCCTTCTGATTAACCAACAGCTGCAGTCGCAAGGCATCACCGCCCAGACGCGGCGACAGGAAAGCTTACTCCGCATTGGCCTAAGACGCGAAACCGCTTTCGACATTGATCAGGCGGTGAGTTTTCTCCAGCGTGGACTGGAACGATTAAACCCCCAGGACATCTTTGAGGTGCAGGTGATGGGTCAGTATGGGGAAGGGGCCACCCAAGTTTGGCGGCGGGCTTTTGTGCTGTCGCCACCTGCCGCTTCTAAAAATTCGGAAAGTGGGCCTTCTCAAGTTTTGCCATCGCGCCCATCCAATGCTTACCAGCCGCCCAGCGATGCTCGAAAATTTGTGCTGGAGATTGGGAACGCGCGATACGAAATTCAGGCAGTTGTTGTCTGGACGATCGCAACTCTCCTGCTCCTACTAGATATCGCCAGTGGTGCTTTTCTCTGGATAGGGCTGCGCCTGTTGTTCGCGTTTATGCCCGTTGGCTTGGCCCAGTCGCGGGGGCGTCCCTTCTTGCCTTGGTTCCTGTACGGCTACATTTATGCACCCCTGGCCTGTATTTTTGCGTTGATATTGCCCCAAGCGGAGCCCCTAAGTTTTGCCCGACGTGATCTGAGACAGGCTGCATTTAGCCAAAAGTCGCTACAGCAGGCTAACTTCCAAGGGGCCAATCTGAGGGAGGTTGATTTCAGTCGGGCAAATCTTGCCGGGGCTAACTTCAAAAATGCTGTCTGCACCGGGGCAAATTTCAACGGTGCTTCTATCAGTGGTGCCTGTTTTGACCAAGCTGTTTTAGATGGAGCTACGTTTGTTCAAGCTCGCCAGGGTAAAGCAGCGGTCTCCCTCAATCAGGTTTGTGGCAGCATTTCTCCCATTGTGTGGACGGTTGCAGTTTTTGTTTTGTTGATAACGACCTCAGTGTTGATGATTGTGCTGGCAGTTTATGGGTGGGTATTGGGTGGGGTGGCTGGGGGGCTGATCACTATAACCCGCCGAAATCGAGGGGTTGCCCCGTGGATGTTAGGGGGGATTGTTGCTGTTGTGAGTTGGGCAGAATTTTCAGAGGTTGAATCCCTTTGGGTTGCTTTAGGGGTAGTGGCGATCGCCGGTAGCTTGGCGATCGCAGCGCAATGGTCCCTCAAATGCAATTCGTGGGCAGGCTTTGGTGCGGCCTTTGGCACTCTGATAAGTCTGGGTGTAGTGGAAGTCTGGGTTGCAGTTGTCGCCATGTTTGTGCCCCAGCTAGCGATGAAATGGGTGATTTGGGGCGTGGGGGCGATCGTGGGTTGCCTAGTCGGTGCCTGGATGCAGCAGGGAATGCCAAGCTTTCGGAAAGCAAGCCTGAATGGTACTGACTTTACAGGCAGTGACTTAAGAACTGCGGACTTTCGAGAGACCGATACCGCCCATACAACCTTCACGGGAACCCGGCGTCAAGGGGCGCTGTTTCCTAACCAAAGACAGACCTCACTATCCAGACTCTTTCAAAGGCCGAGTTAACCCAGCGACCTTCAACCTGGATCGAAATTGCTTGAAAACAGGCCTTGGCACAGCGGTTGATATAGCAAAAGGCAGAGGGATGAAAGCAGCAGGATGAATAGAAACGCTTGATGAGAGAGCGGTTGAATTATCTGGACTGTCCTAACACAGATGCGGACTGCTATAAAAGGCGATTGCAAGAGGGAAGATCTCTGGGTAATCCGTTTTGAATTGCGTGAGTTATACACAAATAGGATTTGACTGATGAGCAGCTCTACTCCGAATTTGGCTGACCGAGAGTATGTATTGAATGTTGGGCGCTGCTTCGACCGTGGC contains:
- a CDS encoding cation transporter, which translates into the protein MADHCCQHKETALVKLKQRQARVLWIVLAINLVMFVVEFGAGVRAASLSLTGDSLDMLGDALVYGTSLYVIHRSAKAQAGAALLKGVIMFGFAIAVFARAVYQFVTGAAPTAEIMGFIGLLALVANLICLLLLTRHRQDNLNMSSVWLCSRNDIIANTSVLAAAGLVLLTHSPIPDLLVGLLLTVVFARSAGTVLAQSWRAIA
- a CDS encoding pentapeptide repeat-containing protein, with amino-acid sequence MQFSVLLLVVAINGALAAVWTVLIGLIWGYVAAIAHRLSRYWPVVLGTLLGALLLGCCAGVVTLLQQPEVVKPSTLASSTPSFIGAIGGMLWGYYDLTGWLRAFLSGDRRAAKEHFKRLARQAVSTGRSANRPLIVSAPSGNLSASSELSSEADVTSPSTPLERARQGDATAIALLINQQLQSQGITAQTRRQESLLRIGLRRETAFDIDQAVSFLQRGLERLNPQDIFEVQVMGQYGEGATQVWRRAFVLSPPAASKNSESGPSQVLPSRPSNAYQPPSDARKFVLEIGNARYEIQAVVVWTIATLLLLLDIASGAFLWIGLRLLFAFMPVGLAQSRGRPFLPWFLYGYIYAPLACIFALILPQAEPLSFARRDLRQAAFSQKSLQQANFQGANLREVDFSRANLAGANFKNAVCTGANFNGASISGACFDQAVLDGATFVQARQGKAAVSLNQVCGSISPIVWTVAVFVLLITTSVLMIVLAVYGWVLGGVAGGLITITRRNRGVAPWMLGGIVAVVSWAEFSEVESLWVALGVVAIAGSLAIAAQWSLKCNSWAGFGAAFGTLISLGVVEVWVAVVAMFVPQLAMKWVIWGVGAIVGCLVGAWMQQGMPSFRKASLNGTDFTGSDLRTADFRETDTAHTTFTGTRRQGALFPNQRQTSLSRLFQRPS